The following coding sequences are from one Eucalyptus grandis isolate ANBG69807.140 chromosome 11, ASM1654582v1, whole genome shotgun sequence window:
- the LOC104426674 gene encoding small nuclear ribonucleoprotein SmD1a: MKLVRFLMKLNNETVSIELKNGTVVHGTITGVDISMNTHLKTVKLTLKGKNPVTLDHLSVRGNNIRYYILPDSINLETLLVEETPRVKPKKPTAGRAMGRGRGRGRGRGRGRGR, translated from the exons ATGAAGCTCGTCAG GTTTTTGATGAAGCTGAACAACGAGACCGTCTCCATCGAGCTCAAGAACGGGACTGTGGTTCACGGCACCATCACAG GTGTTGATATTAGTATGAACACACATCTCAAGACTGTGAAACTcacattgaaagggaaaaaccCAGTGACTCTGGATCACCTGAGTGTGAGGGGGAATAATATTCGTTACTACATTCTTCCAGACAGTataaatcttgagactttattgGTGGAAGAGACGCCTCGGGTCAAACCGAAGAAACCAACTGCTG GGAGGGCTATGGGACGAGGACGGGGCCGTGGACGTGGTCGTGGGCGTGGACGTGGGCGTTAA
- the LOC104426671 gene encoding F-box protein At2g27310 produces the protein MAISSAQMESMTSLSNDLFYDILRRLDGPTLASAACTCAAFCSISREERLWENVCSSMWPSTGREDVKSLISSIGGFKKFYADCFPLIVNKEVTEYQRNEYLEDSEEWTEAEYYGDMDESEGISPLDFVSLVDIRYKDRPVCSKVLWGIPNANGINGWFYNCPFRVDLLTYPSSRDNDRDDEVTLSVSDGLPPVTSMERERKDGKLWQELRDGLRLSWIIVNRKAKQAANLASWSPLGGQRHWPTDKDFVIRFGSVLSAKDILPCQVVECVLIMKFRMTRMEGEGVHTTLKLTELSMQLEDMEGTHVNGRNSLLILKGALSCRRSKNYSEVLESCYLYSKVQSELREEKMRNENRLDRLCILSGITAFATLWYYYIL, from the coding sequence ATGGCGATTTCATCTGCACAAATGGAGAGTATGACATCTTTGAGCAATGATCTTTTCTACGACATACTGAGGCGCCTTGATGGTCCAACCTTAGCTAGCGCTGCATGTACTTGTGCTGCATTTTGTTCTATTTCAAGAGAAGAGAGATTATGGGAAAATGTATGCTCATCCATGTGGCCATCAACCGGTAGGGAGGATGTCAAAAGCTTAATATCATCTATTGGAGGGTTCAAGAAGTTCTATGCGGATTGTTTCCCTCTCATTGTAAATAAAGAAGTCACTGAGTATCAGCGGAATGAATATCTGGAGGACTCTGAAGAATGGACCGAGGCCGAATATTATGGGGATATGGATGAATCTGAGGGTATATCACCCTTAGATTTTGTCTCTTTAGTGGATATTAGGTATAAAGACCGACCAGTATGCTCGAAAGTGCTGTGGGGAATTCCTAACGCAAATGGCATCAATGGGTGGTTCTATAATTGTCCATTCCGGGTCGATCTTCTCACCTATCCGTCATCTAGAGACAATGATCGTGATGATGAAGTCACTCTTTCGGTTTCTGATGGTCTACCCCCGGTTACATccatggagagagaaaggaaggatgGAAAGTTATGGCAAGAACTTCGTGATGGACTCCGGCTCAGTTGGATCATCGTCAACAGAAAAGCTAAGCAAGCTGCTAATCTTGCGAGTTGGAGCCCACTTGGCGGGCAAAGGCACTGGCCCACGGACAAAGATTTCGTGATCCGCTTTGGATCAGTCCTTTCCGCAAAGGATATTCTTCCCTGTCAGGTGGTCGAGTGCGTCCTGATTATGAAGTTTAGGATGACTCGTATGGAAGGAGAAGGCGTCCACACAACACTCAAGTTGACCGAGCTGAGCATGCAGCTGGAGGACATGGAAGGCACCCACGTCAACGGAAGAAACAGTTTGCTTATTCTGAAGGGAGCGCTGAGCTGTCGCCGAAGCAAAAATTACAGCGAAGTTCTGGAGTCGTGTTACCTGTACTCGAAAGTGCAAAGTGAGTTGAGAGAGGAGAAGATGAGAAACGAGAACAGGTTAGATCGGCTTTGTATCTTGAGCGGCATCACTGCATTCGCTACACTCTGGTACTACTACATCTTGTGA
- the LOC120289617 gene encoding outer envelope membrane protein 7-like yields the protein MGKGTKRAAVVFGALALGWLAIELAFKPLLDRARGAMDKSDPARDPDGDGDDASPPAKPPQAATADL from the coding sequence ATGGGGAAGGGGACGAAGCGAGCGGCGGTGGTGTTCGGAGCCCTAGCCCTGGGGTGGCTCGCCATCGAGCTGGCCTTCAAGCCGCTCCTCGACCGGGCACGCGGCGCCATGGACAAGTCCGACCCGGCTCGCGATcccgacggcgacggcgacgacgccTCTCCTCCGGCGAAGCCTCCCCAGGCCGCCACCGCCGACCTCTGA
- the LOC104426668 gene encoding preprotein translocase subunit SCY2, chloroplastic: MEATLLGPSFFHGGPFAAKRSSSRGLKMKGILSSCPPCVGTRLSLKTTYGHFSSGHLLLNAGQFPSRAKKMFSVYCSTSNENEYMNDQAASLQSLTLEAVPARSEAGEDSSNFPDLSSSRILQTKPKAFRNRFLNFVRLSSVLNNAAEYFFKSEMRRRLFVTAMLLVISRVGYFIPLPGFDRRAMPQDYLSFVSGSADELGDMTTELKLSFFQLGISPQIVASILMQVLCHVVPSLVKLRKEGLDGHEKIKSYIWWISLGFAILEGIIVSCYSLPYSIYATTSRVKHVMVTTLLLVCGAMTMTWICDTISESGFGQGSSLIICLGILTGYKDTLLKVFSKLSGSAMSWWPYVLAVLGIFTTVTMWAVVVTEGCRKIKLQYYGFKLASSARGDSRITEVEPYIPFNINPSGMQPVLTTSYLLAFPSILASILGSPFWERVKQILNPENSIGAEPWVYYSIYAFFVFLFNIFDIANLPKEIADYLNKMGARIPNIKPGKATIEYLTKIQASSRFWGGLLLCILATTSSILDHYLRRMNEGFTIGLTSVLIIVGSIIELRRSYQAYNVMPSLSKALRRYGV, encoded by the exons ATGGAGGCGACGCTGCTCGGCCCAAGCTTCTTCCATGGCGGACCTTTCGCCGCCAAACGCAGCTCCTCTCGAG GTCTGAAGATGAAAGGAATTCTATCAAGTTGCCCTCCATGTGTGGGAACTCGGTTATCTCTGAAGACAACTTATGGGCACTTCAGCAGTGGACACCTGCTGCTGAATGCCGGGCAATTCCCCTCGAGAGCAAAGAAAATGTTCTCTGTTTACTGCTCAACTAGTAATGAGAATGAATACATGAATGACCAGGCTGCATCTTTGCAATCTCTTACTCTTGAAGCTGTCCCAGCCAGATCAGAAGCAGGAGAAGATTCTTCCAATTTTCCCGATCTCAGTAGCTCTAGGATTCTTCAGACGAAACCTAAAGCATTTAGAAATAGATTTCTGAACTTTGTCCGTCTAAGTTCTGTCCTCAATAATGCTgctgaatatttttttaagagCGAGATGCGAAGGAGATTATTTGTGACGGCAATGTTGCTTGTGATAAGTCGTGTTGGCTATTTCATTCCTTTGCCTGGATTTGACAGACGAGCGATGCCTCAAGATTATCTCAGCTTTGTGTCAGGATCTGCTG ATGAACTTGGCGATATGACAACAGAGCTTAAGTTGTCATTTTTTCAGCTTGGAATCAGTCCCCAGATAGTAGCATCAATTCTTATGCAG GTGCTATGTCACGTTGTTCCCTCCTTGGTAAAGCTGCGGAAAGAAGGCTTAGATGGCCATGAGAAGATTAAGAGTTATAT ATGGTGGATCTCCCTTGGTTTTGCAATACTGGAGGGCATCATTGTGTCTTGTTATTCTCTGCCATATTCAATTTATGCAACCACTAGCAG GGTTAAACATGTTATGGTGACTACTCTTTTATTGGTCTGCGGTGCAATGACCATGACTTGGATATGTGACACAATATCAGAATCAGGATTTG GTCAGGGATCATCTCTGATTATATGCTTGGGAATATTAACTGGTTACAAAGACACCTTGCTCAAGGTGTTTTCTAAGCTCTCAG GAAGTGCTATGAGTTGGTGGCCTTATGTGCTCGCAGTTTTGGGTATTTTCACTACAGTCACTATGTGGGCAGTTGTGGTGACAGAGGGCTGCAGAAAAATTAAGCTGCAGTACTATGGTTTTAAACTTGCATCCTCAGCAAG AGGTGACTCCCGGATCACAGAAGTGGAGCCTTACATCCCTTTCAACATCAATCCATCCGGAATGCAGCCTGTTCTGACCACTTCATATCTCTTGGCATTTCCCAGCATTCTTGCGAG TATCCTGGGTTCGCCTTTCTGGGAGCGTGTCAAGCAGATTTTGAACCCTGAAAATTCAATCGGTGCTGAGCCATGGGTTTACTATTCGATATATGCTTTTTTCGTCTTCTTATTCAACATATTTGACATT GCCAACTTGCCAAAGGAAATTGCTGATTACTTGAATAAGATGGGTGCCCGGATACCCAATATTAAGCCTGGGAAGGCTACCATTGAGTACCTTACGAAGATCCAAGCATCATCTCGTTTTTGGG GTGGTCTTTTGTTATGTATTCTAGCAACTACATCCAGCATTTTGGATCACTACTTACGCCGTATGAATGAAGGATTTACAATTGGGTTGACGTCCGTGTTAATCATT GTGGGTTCAATCATTGAATTAAGAAGATCCTACCAGGCATACAACGTAATGCCCAGTTTGAGCAAAGCTCTTAGACGATATGGTGTATAA
- the LOC104426670 gene encoding antifungal protein ginkbilobin-like protein, which translates to MAIPPLKPTPAVAAASLLLLLLGVAAARAAPDTTVKQVLCNGDGYTAGDPFAASVAYVAADLEAATPAREGYGYANISPYPNAFAYGHATCGRNLTRADCGTCLGAAKDAMLGGCASRIGARAVLADCGMRYEQYPFND; encoded by the coding sequence ATGGCGATTCCTCCGCTGAAACCGACCCCCGCAGTCGCCGCCGCgtcgctgctgctgctcctcctcGGCGTCGCCGCCGCTCGGGCCGCGCCGGACACGACGGTGAAGCAGGTGTTGTGCAATGGCGACGGCTACACGGCCGGCGACCCCTTCGCCGCCAGCGTGGCGTACGTCGCGGCGGACCTGGAGGCGGCGACGCCGGCCCGGGAGGGCTACGGCTACGCCAACATCTCGCCGTACCCGAACGCGTTCGCCTACGGCCACGCCACGTGCGGCCGGAACCTGACCCGGGCCGACTGCGGGACGTGCCTGGGAGCGGCGAAGGACGCGATGCTGGGGGGTTGCGCGAGCCGGATCGGAGCTCGGGCGGTGCTGGCGGACTGCGGGATGAGGTACGAGCAGTACCCTTTCAATGATTGA
- the LOC104426669 gene encoding general transcription and DNA repair factor IIH helicase subunit XPD produces the protein MKFEIEDVTVYFPYDNIYPEQYSYMVELKRALDARGHCLLEMPTGTGKTIALLSLITSYVLSKPQSPLKLVYCTRTVHEMEKTLAELKKLHDYQVKHLGPAARILAVGLSSRKNLCVNPRVLSAENRDSVDAGCRKLTASWVRALAEKNPGVPTCEFFEDYERAGSGAVLPPGVYTLQDLRAFGKQKGWCPYYLARHMVQLANVIVYSYQYLLDPKVAGIISKEMQRECVVVFDEAHNIDNVCIEALSVCVRRQTLEGATRNLHRMEQEIDRFKATDESRLRAEYQRLVEGLALRGDLRVNDTWLANPALPDDILKEAVPGNIRRADFFLRVLRRFVQYLKGRLETENVEKESPVAFVASVTNQAGIDQKTLKFCYDRLHSLMMTLEITDTDEFLHIQTICDFATLVGTYARGFSIIIEPFDERMPDVQDPVLQLSCHDASLAIKPVFDRFQTVVITSGTLSPIDLYPRLLNFNPVVSRSFTMSLTRDCICPMVLTRGSDQLPVSTKFDMRSDLSVVRNYGRLLLEMVSVVPDGIVCFFVSYSYMDEIVNSWNESGILKEIMQHKLVFIETQDVVETTLALDNYRRACDCGRGAVFFSVARGKVAEGIDFDRHYGRLVIMFGIPFQYTLSKILLARLEYLRDTFQIKEGDFLTFDALRQAAQCVGRVIRSKADYGMMIFADKRYSRHDKRSKLPGWILSHLRDAHLNLSTDMAVYIAREFLRKMAQPYDKAGSGGKKTLLSQEDIEKMGDGSLNDMLY, from the exons atgaagttCGAAATCGAGGACGTGACCGTCTACTTCCCCTACGACAACATCTACCCGGAGCAGTACTCGTACATGGTGGAGCTCAAGCGCGCCCTCGACGCCCGCGGCCACTGCCTCCTCGAGATGCCCACCGGCACCGGCAAGACCATCGCCCTCCTCTCCCTCATCACCAGCTACGTCCTCTCCAAGCCCCAGTCCCCGCTCAAGCTCGTCTACTGCACCCGCACCGTCCACGAGATGGAGAAGACCCTCGCCGAGCTCAAGAAGCTCCACGACTACCAGGTCAAGCACCTCGGCCCCGCCGCCCGGATCCTCGCCGTCGGGCTCTCCTCGCGCAAGAACCTGTGCGTGAACCCGAGGGTCCTGTCGGCGGAGAACCGCGACTCGGTGGACGCCGGGTGCCGGAAGCTCACCGCGAGCTGGGTTAGGGCTTTGGCCGAGAAGAACCCCGGCGTGCCGACCTGCGAGTTCTTCGAGGACTACGAGAGGGCCGGGTCCGGGGCGGTGTTGCCACCCGGAGTTTATACGCTGCAG GATCTGAGGGCCTTTGGCAAACAGAAAGGATGGTGTCCATACTACTTGGCTCGGCATATGGTGCAATTAGCAAACGTTATTGTGTATAGTTATCAGTACTTGCTTGACCCAAAGGTGGCTGGCATAATATCAAAGGAAATGCAGAGAGAATGTGTTGTGGTGTTTGATGAGGCGCATAATATTGATAATGTATGTATTGAAGCACTTAGTGTTTGTGTGAGGCGACAAACACTTGAAGGGGCTACAAGGAATCTTCATCGAATGGAGCAGGAGATTGATAG GTTCAAGGCCACTGATGAAAGTAGGCTGAGAGCAGAATATCAGAGGCTAGTTGAGGGTTTGGCACTGAGAGGAGACTTGCGAG TTAATGATACCTGGCTTGCAAATCCTGCCTTGCCTGATGATATTTTAAAGGAAGCAGTGCCAGGGAACATTCGCCGAGCAGATTTTTTTCTACGTGTCTTACGTAGATTTGTCCAATATCTAAAAGGCCGTCTTGAAACTGAGAATGTTGAGAAGGAAAGCCCTGTTGCTTTTGTTGCCTCTGTTACTAATCAAGCCGGAATCGACCAGAAAACGTTAAAGTTTTGTTATGATCGCCTCCATTCTCTCATGATGACTCTAGAAATAACTGATACAGATGAGTTTTTGCACATACAAACGATATGTGATTTTGCAACACTTGTGGGGACATATGCCCGTGGCTTTTCTATTATAATTGAGCCTTTTGATGAGAGAATGCCAGATGTCCAGGATCCTGTGCTGCAG CTTAGCTGCCATGATGCGTCTCTCGCCATCAAGCCTGTATTTGATCGATTCCAGACAGTCGTTATCACATCTGGAACTCTCAGCCCTATTGATCTATATCCTCGTCTTCTGAATTTTAACCCAGTTGTTAGCCGGAGTTTCACAATGTCCTTGACAAGAGACTGCATATGCCCAATGGTTCTTACTCGTGGAAG TGATCAGCTACCAGTCAgtacaaaatttgacatgagAAGTGATCTCAGTGTTGTAAGAAACTATGGGAGGCTTTTACTGGAAATGGTCTCTGTTGTTCCCGATGGGATTGTATGCTTTTTCGTTAGTTACTCATACATGGATGAAATTGTCAACAGTTGGAATGAAAGTGGGATTTTGAAG GAAATAATGCAACATAAGCTTGTCTTTATTGAGACACAGGATGTGGTTGAAACTACACTGGCTCTGGACAATTATCGCAGGGCTTGTGATTGTGGGAGAGGTGCTGTCTTTTTCTCTGTTGCCAG GGGTAAGGTAGCTGAAGGAATTGATTTTGATCGACATTATGGTAGATTAGTGATCATGTTTGGTATTCCCTTCCAATATACCCTGAGCAA AATATTGCTAGCACGGTTGGAGTATCTTCGTGATACATTTCAAATAAAGGAAGGAGACTTTTTAACTTTCGATGCTTTG AGGCAAGCTGCTCAATGTGTGGGCCGAGTTATCCGGTCGAAGGCTgactatggcatgatgatatttgccgacaaaag GTATAGCCGTCATGACAAGCGTTCTAAATTGCCTGGGTGGATATTGTCCCATCTACGTGATGCACATCTCAATTTGAGCACTGACATGGCTGTGTATATAGCAAGGGAG TTCCTTCGGAAAATGGCACAACCATATGATAAAGCTGGGAGTGGTGGTAAGAAAACCCTTCTGTCGCAGGAAGACATAGAGAAGATGGGTGACGGCAGCTTGAACGATATGTTGTATTGA